A single Lolium perenne isolate Kyuss_39 chromosome 6, Kyuss_2.0, whole genome shotgun sequence DNA region contains:
- the LOC127307146 gene encoding uncharacterized protein isoform X3: protein MKLATLNPMMVYELGLDTGSMYGQMFDCFITWQSSAIMVQLETVSDGMVNLMASPEREGPGGAMESYTMIKLCFNRGRFQNSYFQ, encoded by the exons ATGAAGCTCGCCACTCTCAACCCAATGATGGTGTACGAGCTTGGGCTAGACACTGGAAGCATGTACGGACAGATGTTTGACTG TTTCATAACATGGCAATCCTCAGCTATTATGGTGCAGCTGGAGACGGTGTCCGACGGCATGGTGAACCTCATG GCAAGTCCCGAACGGGAAGGGCCAGGAGGTGCTATGGAGTCATACACGATGATAAAACTCTGTTTCAACCGTGGCAGGTTTCAGAATTCATATTTCCAGTAG
- the LOC127307148 gene encoding protein TAB2 homolog, chloroplastic, with amino-acid sequence MTTATAIVAGHGISFRRSLHLPNPPGKPGSASFSVARPHAHYGRLAVPATSPSPRPCRSISSESPTADTVEDEEEPPVTNEEEDDVDPLAEVCYLDPDADAEGIREWEVDFCSRPILDARGKKVWELVVCDATLSLQFTRFFPNTSINSVTLRDALASVASSLGVPLPDRARFFRSQMQTIISRACNELGVKAVPSRRCVSLLLWLEERYETVYSRHPGFQKGTKPLLTLDNPFASNLPDNLFGDKWAFVQLPFSDVREEVELLERRYAFGAGLDLDLLGFELDETTLVPGVAVESSRARPLAAWMNGLEICSMEVDTGRANLVLSAGVSTRYVYAGYQKSAATTQEAEAWEAAKKACGGLHFLAIQENLNSDSCVGFWLLLDLPPPPV; translated from the exons ATGACCACCGCCACTGCCATCGTCGCCGGCCACGGCATCTCCTTCCGCCGGAGCCTCCACCTGCCGAACCCTCCGGGGAAACCAGGCTCCGCCTCCTTCTCCGTCGCGCGGCCCCACGCGCACTACGGCCGCCTCGCCGTTCCGGCCACCTCGCCGTCGCCGAGGCCGTGCCGGTCCATCTCCTCCGAGAGCCCCACGGCCGACACCGTCGAGGACGAAGAGGAGCCGCCCGTGACGAATGAGGAGGAGGACGATGTGGACCCGCTGGCGGAGGTGTGCTACCTGGAcccggacgcggacgcggaggggATCCGGGAGTGGGAGGTGGACTTCTGCTCGCGCCCCATCCTGGACGCCAGGGGCAAGAAGGTGTGGGAGCTGGTGGTCTGCGACGCCACGCTCTCCCTCCAGTTCACCCGCTTCTTCCCCAACACCTCCATCAACAGCGTCACCCTCCGCGACGCGCTCGCCTCCGTCGCATCCTCCCTCGGCGTGCCGCTCCCGGACCGCGCCCGCTTCTTCCGGTCGCAGATGCAGACCATCATCTCCCGCGCCTGCAACGAGCTCGGGGTCAAGGCCGTGCCCAGCAGACGATGCGTCTCCCTGCTGCTCTGGCTCGAGGAGCGGTACGAGACCGTGTACAGCCGCCACCCGGGCTTCCAGAAGGGCACCAAGCCGCTGCTCACGCTCGACAACCCCTTCGCATCCAACCTACCGGATAACCTCTTCGGCGACAAGTGGGCCTTCGTGCAGCTCCCCTTCTCCG ATGTGAGGGAGGAGGTGGAGTTGCTGGAGAGGAGGTACGCCTTTGGGGCGGGGCTCGATTTGGACCTCTTGGGGTTTGAGCTTGACGAAACCACGCTAGTCCCTGGAGTTGCCGTGGAATCTTCGCGCGCCAGGCCTCTGGCCG CTTGGATGAATGGTTTAGAGATTTGTTCAATGGAGGTTGATACAGGCAGAGCGAACCTGGTCTTGTCAGCCGGGGTTTCAACCAGATATGTCTACGCCGGGTACCAGAAGAGTGCTGCAACGACGCAGGAGGCAGAAGCGTGGGAGGCGGCAAAGAAGGCCTGCGGTGGCCTGCACTTCCTGGCCATCCAAGAGAACCTGAATTCTGATAGTTGTGTTGGTTTCTGGCTCCTGCTGGACCTGCCCCCACCGCCCGTATGA
- the LOC127307146 gene encoding uncharacterized protein isoform X2, translated as MLCVWLELCPPLLFCAAYRKNSARLGHQLVSMKLATLNPMMVYELGLDTGSMYGQMFDCFITWQSSAIMVQLETVSDGMVNLMVSSFALQVPNGKGQEVLWSHTR; from the exons ATGCTCTGTGTTTGGTTGGAGTTATGCCCCCCTCTCTTATTTTGTGCAGCTTACAGGAAAAACTCTGCTCGATTAGGTCATCAG CTTGTATCGATGAAGCTCGCCACTCTCAACCCAATGATGGTGTACGAGCTTGGGCTAGACACTGGAAGCATGTACGGACAGATGTTTGACTG TTTCATAACATGGCAATCCTCAGCTATTATGGTGCAGCTGGAGACGGTGTCCGACGGCATGGTGAACCTCATGGTATCTTCATTTGCTCT GCAAGTCCCGAACGGGAAGGGCCAGGAGGTGCTATGGAGTCATACACGATGA
- the LOC127307149 gene encoding uncharacterized protein has product MACSPSPRLLHRTSVAAASSSSPVLSAGHVCSAAPSTFGWTIQYKQPGHKLYGRSHAPSFLALASADAPQGKRSSGENVVMVDPLEAKRLAAKQMQEIRAREKLKNRRQAEAINGALAVLGLTAALVLEGRTGNGILGQLAGYLAALSSLFGQ; this is encoded by the exons ATGGCGTGCTCTCCCTCTCCCCGGCTGCTCCACCGGACGTCGGTTGCTGCTGCTTCTTCCTCGTCTCCGGTCCTCTCGGCCGGGCATGTGTGCTCGGCGGCTCCGTCCACGTTCGG ATGGACCATCCAATACAAGCAACCAGGACATAAATTATATGGAAGAAGCCATGCCCCGAGCTTCCTGGCACTTGCTAGTGCAGAT GCACCACAAGGCAAGAGAAGTTCAGGTGAGAACGTGGTAATGGTTGATCCACTTGAAGCTAAGCGCTTagcagcgaaacaaatgcaagaaattcGTGCCAGAGAAAAGTTGAAG AACCGTCGTCAAGCAGAAGCTATTAATGGTGCATTGGCAGTGTTAGGACTGACTGCAGCACTAGTATTGGAAGGTCGCACAGGAAACGGCATCTTGGGACAG CTAGCAGGATATCTAGCGgctttatctagtttatttgggCAATAA
- the LOC127307146 gene encoding uncharacterized protein isoform X1, with translation MLCVWLELCPPLLFCAAYRKNSARLGHQLVSMKLATLNPMMVYELGLDTGSMYGQMFDCFITWQSSAIMVQLETVSDGMVNLMASPEREGPGGAMESYTMIKLCFNRGRFQNSYFQ, from the exons ATGCTCTGTGTTTGGTTGGAGTTATGCCCCCCTCTCTTATTTTGTGCAGCTTACAGGAAAAACTCTGCTCGATTAGGTCATCAG CTTGTATCGATGAAGCTCGCCACTCTCAACCCAATGATGGTGTACGAGCTTGGGCTAGACACTGGAAGCATGTACGGACAGATGTTTGACTG TTTCATAACATGGCAATCCTCAGCTATTATGGTGCAGCTGGAGACGGTGTCCGACGGCATGGTGAACCTCATG GCAAGTCCCGAACGGGAAGGGCCAGGAGGTGCTATGGAGTCATACACGATGATAAAACTCTGTTTCAACCGTGGCAGGTTTCAGAATTCATATTTCCAGTAG